From Candidatus Manganitrophus morganii, the proteins below share one genomic window:
- a CDS encoding SurA N-terminal domain-containing protein, which yields MTPPTRPALTFVLWFLLAGCWQQKPSPMTATVALVNDEPITVQELQTALSETEDKGSQTIEATPEEKEELARRLLEQLIERKMLLQEARRLQIKLTEGEMQDRLSEIREGMEEEAFLRYLSEQKLTKEDWEASAREMLLIEKLLNQLVGDQISLPEEELLQYYNSNLEEWSVPEQIKLRQILVETETEAEAIRQSLAEGADFVEAAQTHAQTLEFGKDGDLGYRATMELPVEFEPLFTAEIGSVSGAIKTPFGYHLVKVEDRRPARTLSFDEVKERIYQTLLEEKREVLFSRWFENIRRKTEVKINEELLHKAL from the coding sequence ATGACCCCGCCGACCCGACCGGCCTTGACCTTTGTCCTCTGGTTTCTCCTTGCCGGCTGCTGGCAGCAGAAACCTTCCCCGATGACCGCCACGGTGGCGCTGGTCAACGATGAGCCGATTACCGTGCAGGAGCTGCAAACCGCACTCTCCGAAACCGAAGACAAAGGATCCCAAACGATCGAAGCGACCCCGGAGGAAAAAGAAGAGCTCGCCCGGCGGCTTCTGGAGCAGCTCATCGAGCGGAAGATGCTCCTTCAGGAGGCGCGGCGGCTTCAAATAAAATTAACCGAAGGAGAGATGCAGGATCGGCTGTCGGAGATTCGCGAGGGAATGGAGGAAGAGGCGTTCCTTCGTTATCTTTCCGAGCAAAAACTGACCAAGGAGGACTGGGAGGCCTCGGCGCGGGAGATGTTGCTGATCGAGAAATTGCTGAACCAATTGGTCGGCGATCAAATCTCCCTTCCGGAAGAGGAGCTTCTCCAGTATTACAACAGCAATCTGGAGGAATGGAGCGTGCCGGAACAGATCAAGCTGCGCCAGATTCTGGTGGAGACCGAGACGGAGGCCGAAGCGATACGCCAGTCGCTGGCCGAGGGGGCCGATTTTGTCGAAGCGGCACAGACGCATGCCCAGACGCTCGAATTCGGAAAAGACGGCGACTTGGGTTATCGCGCCACCATGGAATTGCCGGTGGAGTTCGAGCCTCTCTTCACGGCCGAGATCGGATCGGTCAGCGGGGCGATCAAAACCCCTTTCGGGTATCATCTCGTCAAGGTGGAAGACCGCCGGCCCGCCCGGACCCTTTCGTTCGACGAGGTCAAAGAGCGCATCTACCAGACCCTTTTGGAGGAGAAACGGGAGGTCCTCTTCTCCCGCTGGTTTGAAAACATTCGCCGTAAAACGGAGGTTAAAATCAATGAAGAGCTCCTTCACAAAGCGCTATAG
- the mfd gene encoding transcription-repair coupling factor codes for MIYQLQSSLFSPLFEAITEGERKIKTSGLWGSSEAFFLSRLAREGRPFCVVAPSYAQADRFYRELRYFLELDATAEHPSPELLFFPPWDILPYEPSTPRPDWIAQRLATLHRLTQNPGASLVTSIEAFLQKVVSKPFLQERTFTLQVGESLSKEALIERLYQGGYEVVGSVTQPGELAFRGGIVDLSPPTSPRPIRIEFFGDQIESIRTFDPETQKSIGPADSVEVILGRENLFDPNFYRISLTEYLSPHTLLVMDEPDEVIQKGKRFVEEVEEGSLFAARRNPKYPKVDELYLPLAFLADAGSGRTTVDLESLSLRPERGAKRFAFDIRSLPSLGLGRPGQPFSEVVSTLDILRRDHLVLVTVRNETQLARFKHLFSDHDLPWTMWDPEQGPAAAFPTPIYLTIGTVTEGFSIPETKIAFLTEEALTGRSGAATQTRRRATTRDGKAKEARAGFLSSFEDLKPLDYVVHLDHGIGRYIGLKRLSIRQQERAPAYDSDFLVLEYSGKDKVYVPLNSLHLVQRYVGLEGHPPRVDSLGGTQWAKTKSKVQGDVQRMAEDLLQLYAEREVVQGHPFATPPSLSEEFAAAFEYEETPDQLRAIEEVLADMERPKPMDRLVCGDVGYGKTEVAMRAAFEAVMDNKQVAVVVPTTLLAQQHYQTFSKRFAPFPVRVEVLSRFRSRKEQKAILEDLKTGAVDILIGTHRLLQKDIQFRDLGLVVIDEEHRFGVRHKEKLKQLRKQIDVLTLTATPIPRTLQMALAQVRDLSVIETAPADRLAIRTILSPFDPTIIREAIFRELVRGGQVFFVHNRVHNIEQIGKFLTELVPEARIGVAHGQMREHVLEEVMLKFQAKEYNLLLTTTIIESGIDIPSANTMIINDADRFGLAELYQLRGRVGRSGEQAYAYLLVREGRILTEEARQRLQAIQEFTELGSGFRIAARDLEIRGSGNLLGQEQSGQIAAVGFELYLKMIDDAVRQLRGTPVAKEIEPSLQFQISAFIPDPYIPDTYQRLSIYKRLSGCEETLEIDAIRAELEDRYGPLPEPVGRLLQVLQLKVMARKLRILKIDEKERVLSFVFDESAQVTENDLLRLLNTFKDRIHFTSHFSFEIRIKNRGWEDLFLDVAHCLSTLQKGKE; via the coding sequence ATGATCTACCAACTACAATCCTCCCTCTTTTCGCCTCTGTTTGAGGCGATTACCGAGGGAGAGCGGAAAATAAAAACGAGCGGCCTTTGGGGATCTTCAGAGGCCTTTTTTTTGTCCCGCCTCGCCCGGGAAGGGCGACCCTTTTGCGTCGTCGCTCCGTCGTATGCTCAGGCGGATCGTTTCTACCGGGAGCTTCGGTATTTTCTGGAGCTCGACGCCACCGCCGAGCATCCCTCCCCGGAGCTTCTTTTTTTCCCCCCCTGGGATATTCTTCCGTATGAACCGTCGACGCCGAGGCCCGATTGGATCGCGCAGCGGCTGGCGACCCTTCACCGGCTGACCCAAAATCCGGGCGCCTCCCTCGTCACCTCGATCGAGGCCTTCCTTCAGAAGGTCGTTTCCAAACCGTTCCTTCAGGAGCGGACTTTTACCCTCCAGGTCGGCGAAAGCCTCTCGAAAGAAGCGCTCATCGAACGACTCTATCAGGGAGGATATGAGGTGGTCGGCAGTGTCACGCAGCCGGGCGAGCTGGCCTTTCGCGGTGGGATCGTCGATCTCTCCCCGCCGACGTCGCCGCGGCCGATCCGAATCGAGTTCTTCGGCGATCAGATCGAGTCGATCCGGACCTTCGACCCCGAAACACAGAAGTCAATCGGACCGGCCGACTCGGTGGAGGTCATTCTCGGCCGTGAGAATCTCTTCGATCCGAACTTTTACCGGATTTCACTGACGGAGTATCTCTCCCCTCACACGCTGCTGGTGATGGATGAGCCCGACGAGGTCATTCAGAAGGGAAAGCGCTTCGTGGAAGAGGTCGAAGAGGGATCGCTCTTCGCCGCCCGCCGGAATCCGAAATATCCGAAGGTGGATGAACTCTACCTCCCCCTCGCCTTTCTGGCCGATGCAGGATCGGGCCGAACGACCGTTGATCTGGAATCACTTTCACTTCGGCCGGAGCGGGGCGCCAAGCGGTTTGCCTTTGATATCCGCTCTCTCCCCTCGCTCGGCTTGGGCCGTCCCGGACAACCTTTCTCCGAGGTCGTCAGCACGCTCGACATCCTTCGCCGCGATCACCTCGTCCTGGTCACGGTTCGGAATGAGACGCAGCTTGCCCGCTTCAAACACCTCTTCTCAGACCACGATCTCCCCTGGACGATGTGGGACCCGGAGCAGGGACCCGCGGCCGCTTTCCCAACCCCGATTTATCTGACGATCGGCACGGTGACGGAAGGCTTCTCCATCCCTGAAACCAAGATCGCTTTCTTGACTGAAGAGGCGCTGACCGGTCGATCCGGTGCGGCGACGCAGACCCGCCGGCGCGCCACAACACGCGACGGCAAGGCAAAGGAAGCCCGGGCCGGCTTCCTCTCCTCGTTCGAAGATTTGAAACCGCTCGATTATGTCGTCCACCTCGACCACGGGATCGGCCGGTACATCGGCCTCAAGCGGCTCTCGATCCGTCAGCAAGAGCGCGCGCCGGCGTACGACTCCGATTTCCTCGTCCTCGAATATTCGGGGAAGGACAAGGTCTATGTCCCCCTCAACTCGCTTCACCTGGTGCAGCGCTACGTCGGCCTGGAGGGGCATCCGCCGCGGGTCGATTCTCTCGGCGGGACGCAATGGGCCAAGACAAAATCGAAAGTCCAGGGGGACGTCCAGCGGATGGCGGAAGACCTCCTCCAACTCTACGCCGAGCGAGAGGTGGTCCAGGGCCATCCCTTCGCCACCCCCCCTTCCCTCTCAGAAGAATTCGCGGCAGCCTTCGAATATGAGGAGACCCCCGATCAGCTCCGGGCGATCGAGGAGGTTCTGGCCGATATGGAGCGGCCGAAGCCGATGGACCGGCTCGTCTGCGGCGACGTCGGCTACGGCAAGACGGAGGTCGCGATGCGGGCGGCGTTCGAGGCGGTCATGGACAACAAACAGGTCGCCGTCGTGGTGCCGACCACCCTGCTCGCCCAGCAGCACTACCAGACGTTCTCGAAGCGCTTCGCCCCCTTCCCGGTCCGGGTCGAGGTCTTAAGCCGCTTCCGCTCCCGCAAGGAGCAGAAGGCGATCCTCGAAGATCTGAAAACCGGCGCGGTCGATATTCTCATCGGCACTCACCGGCTCCTTCAGAAAGACATTCAGTTCCGCGATCTCGGCCTGGTGGTGATCGACGAGGAGCACCGCTTCGGCGTCCGCCACAAAGAGAAGCTCAAACAGCTACGAAAACAGATCGACGTTCTGACACTGACCGCCACGCCGATTCCCCGCACGCTTCAGATGGCGCTGGCGCAGGTCCGCGATCTCTCTGTCATTGAAACCGCTCCCGCCGACCGGCTGGCGATCCGGACAATCCTCTCCCCGTTTGATCCGACGATCATCCGGGAGGCGATCTTCCGCGAGCTGGTCCGGGGAGGACAGGTCTTCTTTGTCCACAACCGGGTCCACAATATCGAGCAGATCGGGAAATTTCTCACCGAGCTGGTGCCGGAGGCGCGGATCGGCGTCGCCCACGGCCAGATGCGGGAGCATGTCCTTGAAGAGGTGATGCTCAAATTCCAGGCGAAGGAATATAATCTCCTCTTGACGACGACGATCATCGAATCGGGGATCGACATCCCGTCGGCGAATACGATGATCATCAACGACGCCGACCGGTTCGGCCTCGCCGAGCTCTACCAGCTTCGGGGCCGGGTCGGCCGCTCCGGCGAGCAGGCCTATGCTTACCTCTTGGTCCGGGAAGGACGCATCCTGACGGAGGAGGCCCGACAGCGACTTCAGGCGATCCAGGAGTTTACCGAATTGGGGTCGGGGTTCCGGATCGCGGCGCGCGATCTCGAGATCCGCGGGTCGGGAAATCTTCTCGGCCAGGAGCAGTCGGGACAGATCGCGGCGGTCGGGTTTGAGCTTTATCTCAAGATGATCGATGATGCGGTGCGCCAGCTGCGGGGAACGCCGGTGGCGAAGGAGATCGAGCCGTCGCTTCAGTTCCAGATCTCCGCTTTCATCCCCGATCCGTACATTCCCGACACCTATCAACGCCTCTCGATCTACAAGCGCCTCTCGGGCTGTGAAGAGACCCTGGAGATCGATGCGATCCGGGCCGAGCTGGAAGACCGCTACGGCCCCCTGCCGGAGCCGGTGGGCCGCCTGCTGCAGGTCCTTCAACTGAAGGTGATGGCGAGAAAACTTCGGATCTTGAAGATCGACGAAAAAGAGCGGGTCCTCTCGTTTGTCTTCGATGAGTCGGCGCAGGTGACGGAGAACGACCTCCTCCGGCTTCTGAACACCTTTAAAGACCGGATTCACTTTACCTCTCACTTCTCGTTTGAAATCCGGATCAAAAATCGCGGGTGGGAAGATCTTTTTCTCGACGTCGCCCATTGCCTCTCCACCCTGCAGAAAGGGAAGGAATGA
- the rfaE2 gene encoding D-glycero-beta-D-manno-heptose 1-phosphate adenylyltransferase, giving the protein MTIAKHRRSKEMKSNGNKRLTLSALQRKVRALQKQGKRIVFTNGCFDLLHVGHVRYLAAARALGDCLVVAVNSDASVRRLKGSARPIVPHRERMEVLAALGCVDYVVLFNANTPHQVIDTLVPDILVKGGDWALEEIVGRETVERHGGRVVRVKIVPGASTTGMIERILKQSRRG; this is encoded by the coding sequence ATGACCATTGCCAAACATCGCAGGTCGAAAGAGATGAAATCGAACGGCAATAAGCGCCTCACCCTTTCCGCCCTTCAACGGAAGGTCCGCGCGCTCCAGAAACAAGGGAAGAGAATCGTCTTTACCAACGGCTGTTTTGATCTTCTCCACGTCGGCCATGTCCGATATCTCGCCGCCGCACGGGCCCTGGGAGATTGTCTTGTCGTCGCGGTCAATTCGGACGCTTCGGTTCGCCGACTGAAAGGGTCCGCTCGTCCGATCGTTCCCCACCGGGAACGGATGGAGGTCTTGGCGGCGCTGGGGTGCGTCGATTATGTAGTTCTGTTCAACGCAAACACCCCCCATCAGGTCATCGATACTTTAGTCCCCGACATCTTGGTCAAAGGGGGCGACTGGGCCTTGGAGGAGATCGTCGGAAGAGAGACCGTCGAACGCCACGGGGGAAGGGTCGTGCGGGTTAAAATCGTTCCCGGCGCCTCAACCACCGGGATGATCGAGCGAATTTTGAAGCAATCTCGCCGAGGATGA
- a CDS encoding bifunctional precorrin-2 dehydrogenase/sirohydrochlorin ferrochelatase, which yields MNYYPLFLNLKGRPVVVIGGGAVAERKTASLLRTGAAITVISPSLTPRLTRWEAEKRIIVHNRPYRRGDLGGAALAFAATDQPSVNEAIAREGRRKRIPFNLADRSDSDGFIVPAVFSKGGMTIAVSSGGKSPALAKRIRDYVKDNLRSEEQRWVELLAQIKQILISKKVSPPKRRAIMNRLAESDGSALYRKGEIHAANTLILKLSGLRRTDLSLPAVTNSLENGATRGKGIR from the coding sequence ATGAATTATTATCCACTCTTTCTCAATTTAAAAGGGCGTCCGGTAGTGGTGATCGGAGGGGGCGCGGTTGCAGAAAGAAAGACCGCTTCCCTCTTAAGGACCGGCGCAGCGATTACCGTCATCAGTCCTTCTTTGACCCCCCGTCTGACCCGATGGGAAGCAGAAAAGCGGATCATCGTACATAACCGGCCTTATCGGCGGGGGGATCTGGGCGGTGCCGCGTTGGCGTTCGCTGCAACGGATCAGCCTTCAGTGAATGAAGCGATTGCCCGGGAAGGAAGACGGAAGCGAATTCCGTTCAACCTGGCCGACCGAAGCGATTCGGACGGTTTTATTGTGCCGGCCGTTTTCTCAAAAGGGGGAATGACGATTGCCGTCTCCAGCGGGGGAAAGAGCCCGGCATTGGCAAAACGCATTCGGGATTACGTGAAAGACAACCTTCGCTCCGAAGAGCAACGTTGGGTCGAGCTCCTCGCACAGATCAAGCAGATACTGATCAGCAAAAAGGTGTCGCCACCAAAAAGGAGAGCGATCATGAATCGCCTGGCTGAATCCGACGGATCGGCCCTCTACCGGAAAGGAGAGATTCACGCGGCGAATACTCTCATTCTGAAGCTCAGCGGCCTGCGACGTACCGATCTTTCGCTCCCTGCCGTGACCAATAGCCTGGAGAATGGGGCCACTAGAGGGAAAGGGATCCGATGA
- the bamD gene encoding outer membrane protein assembly factor BamD, protein MPFFKGFAFHRGGIFLLTLFLAGCAGSGEKSELLSLLGVDEKIVDNSDQGVEKIYDGLTLLKRGEANYVKEDYTAASEEYQRFLELHPFHRMAAFAQYRLGMSYYKQMNTNDRDPGPMEKAIVAFEKVVKDYPQSLYTGEAEEKLKKLTRRQAAHHLYVGRFYYKNGAYPAAIARFQKALSKGESRSLIEESLYYLGLSHYHAEHWNEARETFEKLLQEHPETEFSPKAEQVLSHLTPSTTASP, encoded by the coding sequence ATGCCATTTTTCAAGGGATTTGCATTTCACCGCGGGGGAATCTTTCTTCTCACGCTTTTCCTCGCCGGCTGTGCGGGATCGGGAGAGAAGTCGGAGCTCCTTTCACTCCTCGGCGTCGATGAGAAAATCGTCGACAACTCCGATCAGGGGGTTGAGAAAATTTACGATGGCCTCACCCTGCTCAAACGGGGCGAGGCAAATTACGTCAAGGAAGATTACACCGCCGCGTCGGAGGAATACCAGCGTTTCCTGGAGCTTCACCCCTTCCACCGGATGGCCGCCTTTGCGCAGTACCGGCTGGGAATGAGTTATTACAAGCAGATGAACACCAACGACCGTGATCCCGGCCCGATGGAAAAAGCGATCGTGGCATTCGAGAAGGTCGTCAAGGATTATCCTCAAAGCCTTTATACGGGCGAAGCGGAGGAGAAGCTAAAAAAGTTAACCCGTCGTCAAGCGGCGCACCATCTTTATGTCGGCCGTTTTTATTATAAGAACGGCGCCTACCCGGCCGCCATCGCACGTTTTCAAAAAGCCCTCTCCAAAGGGGAAAGCCGGTCACTGATTGAAGAGAGCCTCTATTATTTAGGACTCTCACATTATCATGCCGAACATTGGAACGAGGCGAGAGAAACCTTCGAGAAGCTGCTGCAAGAACATCCTGAAACTGAATTCTCCCCCAAGGCGGAGCAGGTCCTCTCTCATCTCACTCCTTCCACCACCGCCTCTCCCTAA
- a CDS encoding ketoacyl-ACP synthase III, whose protein sequence is MPSQIIGTGIALPKRAVTNEELSGRLGLSEKKIEKMTGIQSRHWVEAGETTSSLAVEAARKALQSADLLPDAIDLILVSTTSPDMSFPSTACLVQRALSTRPIPALDLNASCSGFLYALSVGDQFIRSGTAKRVLIIAAEVKSPSINPGDPSTAILFGDGAAAVVLAEGKRGIQLIRLHADGSRHRLISLPAGGSRYPTTSETLSGGLHYIRMEGKGLFRMAVKRMQEALFSLAKEANLSLSEIDFFIFHQANLRILETVFEKTGIPHDKSVVTIPRYGNTSSSSLPIALDEATRTGKLKPGNRVILCAFGGGLTWGTALIEW, encoded by the coding sequence ATGCCATCTCAGATCATCGGAACCGGAATTGCGCTCCCGAAACGGGCCGTCACCAATGAGGAGCTGTCGGGTCGGCTCGGTCTGAGCGAAAAGAAGATCGAGAAGATGACCGGTATTCAGAGCCGGCATTGGGTTGAAGCAGGGGAGACCACTTCTTCCCTGGCAGTGGAGGCGGCACGGAAGGCCCTGCAATCGGCCGATCTCCTCCCCGATGCGATCGACCTGATTCTTGTCTCGACGACCTCTCCCGATATGTCTTTCCCCTCGACCGCTTGTTTGGTTCAGAGAGCGCTTTCGACCCGGCCTATTCCGGCCTTGGACCTCAATGCCTCTTGCAGTGGATTCTTGTATGCCCTCTCCGTGGGGGATCAATTCATCCGGAGCGGGACGGCAAAACGGGTCTTGATTATCGCGGCGGAGGTGAAGTCCCCCTCCATTAACCCGGGGGATCCCTCCACCGCGATTTTATTCGGCGACGGCGCGGCCGCGGTTGTGCTGGCGGAGGGAAAAAGAGGAATTCAATTGATCCGCCTCCATGCGGACGGCTCCCGGCACCGTTTGATTTCTCTCCCGGCGGGCGGCTCGCGATATCCGACCACCTCTGAGACACTGAGCGGCGGTCTGCATTATATCCGAATGGAAGGGAAAGGGCTTTTCAGAATGGCGGTGAAGCGGATGCAAGAGGCGCTTTTCTCTCTGGCCAAGGAGGCGAATCTCTCCTTATCCGAGATTGATTTCTTCATCTTTCACCAGGCGAATTTAAGAATTCTAGAAACCGTATTCGAAAAAACCGGCATACCTCATGACAAAAGCGTCGTCACCATTCCACGTTATGGCAATACCTCTTCTTCATCGCTTCCGATTGCGCTCGATGAGGCGACCAGAACGGGGAAGCTAAAACCGGGGAATCGGGTGATCCTCTGCGCTTTCGGAGGTGGATTGACGTGGGGGACCGCTCTGATCGAGTGGTGA
- a CDS encoding DUF3536 domain-containing protein, which produces MKRYLCIHGHFYQPPRENPWLEEVELQDSAHPYHDWNERISAECYLPNTAARIADHENRILDIVNNYTKISFNFGPTLLSWLERAQPEVYRKILEADQISLRERGGHGNALSQVYNHLIMPLASRRDKVTQVRWGIADFESRFQRKPEGMWLPETAVDLESLQVLAEEGIRFTILAPHQARRIRRIAPDGKKREAEGEWEGAEGIDPTRSYRCFLSDGLFIDLFFYDGPISHSVAFDRLLRSGETFVDRLKGGFSDQRDWPQLLHIATDGESYGHHFAHGDMALAYTLQAIERQQIAEWTNYGEYLSKNPPAYEVEIVDQSAWSCFHGVERWRSNCGCQSGGHPDWNQRWRQPLREGFDALKGSLDLLFETKGKRWLKDPWEARNHYITLIRKREENRLTWEEAERFLSQQQARALNPLEREEAIQLLEMQRNALLMFTSCAWFFDEISGLEATQNLKYAGRAIQLAKELDPMGLGGKAENLLLERLKEAKSNLPEFGDGASIYRRFVGGSVIGPERIIAHYAIASLFEENPQSGDLYNHQIALQDYRRVTDGTVTLAIGRVLVTSKITFDHEEAVFGVLHFGGHDFHCAVGGMLGVEGYEKMKSDLIEKFYRGSQADVVRGLNHALGEKSFSLNDLLIEPRRKILSHVSGSLFSRYENLWRQIYLDHQRLMFYLNSTQAKIPKSYLVAAEQVLNHDLKEEAARLSDRPVFDRTIQIIDEAKRWGVDIEVEEIEQRLRSLLNMQMQRLLDIESPNGKDALSQADHLLDISDRAHVELNLWEAQNFFHQFIQRWKILRTGNSHIDKSYGEAITKLASRLSYHWDEKTAKPD; this is translated from the coding sequence ATGAAACGTTATCTCTGCATTCATGGCCATTTCTATCAGCCTCCGCGCGAAAACCCGTGGCTGGAGGAGGTCGAGCTCCAGGATTCGGCCCATCCCTATCACGACTGGAACGAGCGGATCTCGGCCGAATGCTACCTTCCGAATACCGCCGCCCGGATCGCCGATCATGAAAATCGGATTCTCGATATCGTCAACAACTACACGAAGATCAGCTTTAACTTCGGCCCCACCCTCCTTTCCTGGTTGGAGCGGGCCCAGCCGGAAGTCTATCGCAAAATCTTAGAGGCCGATCAGATCAGCCTCCGGGAGCGGGGGGGGCACGGGAATGCCCTCTCCCAGGTCTATAATCATCTGATCATGCCGCTCGCCTCACGACGGGATAAAGTCACCCAGGTTCGCTGGGGAATCGCCGATTTTGAGTCCCGATTCCAGCGAAAACCGGAGGGGATGTGGCTTCCCGAAACGGCGGTCGACCTGGAATCGCTCCAGGTCCTTGCAGAAGAGGGAATCCGGTTCACGATTCTGGCCCCGCATCAGGCCCGCCGGATACGCCGGATCGCGCCGGATGGAAAGAAGCGGGAGGCCGAAGGGGAGTGGGAAGGGGCGGAAGGGATCGATCCAACCCGATCGTACCGATGCTTTCTCTCGGACGGCCTCTTTATCGATCTCTTCTTCTACGATGGGCCGATCTCCCACTCGGTCGCGTTCGATCGGCTGCTCAGAAGCGGAGAAACCTTCGTCGATCGACTCAAGGGTGGTTTCTCCGATCAACGCGACTGGCCGCAGCTTCTACACATTGCCACCGACGGCGAATCCTATGGTCACCACTTTGCCCACGGCGATATGGCCCTCGCTTACACCCTGCAGGCGATCGAGCGGCAACAGATCGCCGAATGGACCAACTATGGAGAATATCTCTCGAAGAATCCGCCGGCCTATGAGGTGGAAATCGTCGATCAAAGCGCCTGGAGCTGCTTTCACGGGGTCGAGCGGTGGCGCTCGAATTGCGGCTGTCAGTCGGGGGGACATCCCGACTGGAACCAGCGCTGGCGCCAGCCGTTGCGCGAAGGATTTGACGCCCTGAAAGGCTCGCTCGATCTCCTCTTTGAAACGAAGGGAAAGAGGTGGCTCAAAGATCCTTGGGAGGCCCGGAACCATTACATCACTTTGATCCGGAAGCGGGAGGAAAACCGACTGACCTGGGAAGAGGCCGAACGTTTCCTCTCTCAGCAACAGGCTCGGGCGCTGAACCCCTTGGAACGGGAAGAGGCTATTCAGCTGTTGGAGATGCAGCGCAATGCTTTGTTGATGTTTACCAGTTGCGCCTGGTTTTTCGATGAGATCTCGGGTCTGGAGGCGACACAGAACCTCAAATATGCCGGCCGGGCGATTCAGCTTGCAAAAGAGCTCGACCCGATGGGATTAGGGGGAAAAGCGGAAAACCTCCTTCTAGAACGGCTGAAAGAGGCGAAGAGCAACCTTCCCGAATTCGGGGATGGAGCTTCGATCTACCGGCGGTTCGTCGGCGGTTCAGTCATCGGTCCGGAACGAATCATCGCCCATTATGCTATTGCCTCGCTCTTCGAGGAAAACCCGCAGAGCGGCGATTTGTATAACCACCAGATCGCGCTGCAAGATTACCGAAGGGTCACCGATGGAACAGTCACCCTGGCGATTGGGCGGGTTCTTGTGACCTCTAAAATCACATTCGATCACGAAGAGGCGGTTTTTGGGGTTCTTCACTTCGGCGGCCACGACTTTCACTGCGCCGTCGGCGGCATGCTCGGCGTCGAAGGATACGAAAAAATGAAATCCGATCTGATCGAAAAGTTTTACCGCGGCTCTCAGGCCGATGTCGTCCGCGGACTGAATCATGCGCTCGGTGAGAAGTCTTTCAGCCTCAATGACCTCTTGATCGAACCGAGAAGAAAGATCCTCTCGCACGTTTCCGGCTCTCTTTTCAGCCGTTATGAAAACCTCTGGCGTCAGATTTACCTCGATCACCAGCGACTCATGTTCTACCTGAACTCGACTCAGGCCAAAATTCCGAAATCGTACCTCGTGGCGGCGGAGCAGGTGCTTAACCATGATCTGAAAGAGGAAGCGGCTCGTCTTTCGGATCGACCCGTTTTTGACCGGACCATCCAGATTATCGATGAGGCGAAGCGCTGGGGAGTGGATATTGAAGTGGAGGAAATTGAACAGCGTTTGCGGAGTTTGCTGAACATGCAGATGCAGCGCCTGCTCGATATCGAATCACCCAACGGCAAAGATGCACTCAGCCAAGCGGATCATCTTTTAGACATCTCCGATCGAGCTCATGTTGAGCTAAACCTTTGGGAAGCCCAAAATTTCTTTCACCAATTCATTCAGCGATGGAAAATCCTTCGGACTGGAAATTCACACATTGATAAATCTTATGGGGAAGCAATCACCAAACTCGCCTCCAGGCTCTCCTATCATTGGGATGAAAAGACAGCAAAGCCCGATTAA
- a CDS encoding ROK family protein translates to MDRLSTCVIGIDLGGTYIKGAALDLTGQILSEGKIATEVAQGQERVLNNVAGLIADLCKMSGGRSLAGVGLGVPGALDFKEGRIIESPNFPGWDNFPIRSRVEKAVGVPVVIENDASAAAMGERWVGAAQNVDNFLLITLGTGVGGGLVLGGKLWPGETGKAGEVGHMKITPDGPPCGCGSTGCLEVYASSTALVRMAQEEWRRVEGSAAPPAAWITSSGLADAAEQHHPIAEAVFRKMSYYLGIGIANVANLLDIHHFILSGGVSNAFHLFEEPLRQEVARRAFGMTPEEALKRIIIRRALLGESAGMIGAGHLVHLAAKNNGK, encoded by the coding sequence GTGGACCGGTTATCAACCTGCGTCATTGGAATCGACTTGGGAGGGACCTACATCAAGGGGGCGGCTCTCGACCTGACCGGACAGATCCTCTCGGAAGGGAAGATCGCGACGGAAGTCGCCCAGGGGCAAGAGCGGGTCCTCAACAATGTGGCCGGCCTCATCGCCGATCTATGCAAAATGAGCGGCGGACGATCGCTGGCCGGCGTCGGTCTGGGGGTTCCCGGCGCGCTCGATTTCAAAGAGGGCCGGATCATTGAATCCCCCAATTTCCCCGGATGGGATAATTTTCCGATCCGCTCCCGGGTCGAGAAGGCGGTCGGCGTTCCGGTCGTCATCGAAAATGACGCCAGTGCGGCGGCGATGGGAGAGCGCTGGGTCGGGGCCGCGCAGAACGTCGATAACTTCCTTCTCATTACGCTCGGCACCGGGGTCGGCGGCGGATTGGTGCTGGGTGGTAAACTATGGCCTGGAGAAACGGGGAAAGCGGGAGAGGTCGGTCACATGAAGATTACGCCCGACGGTCCCCCCTGTGGATGCGGCTCCACAGGCTGCCTGGAGGTCTATGCCTCTTCCACCGCCTTGGTCCGAATGGCGCAGGAGGAGTGGCGTCGGGTAGAGGGGAGCGCCGCGCCACCCGCAGCGTGGATCACCTCCTCCGGTCTCGCCGATGCGGCGGAGCAGCATCATCCGATTGCGGAAGCGGTCTTTCGGAAAATGTCCTATTACCTCGGCATTGGAATCGCGAACGTGGCCAACCTGCTCGACATTCACCATTTCATCCTTTCGGGCGGGGTCAGCAACGCCTTTCACCTCTTCGAAGAGCCGCTCCGACAGGAGGTGGCCCGCCGCGCCTTCGGTATGACGCCGGAGGAAGCCCTCAAGCGGATCATCATTCGAAGGGCGCTTCTCGGCGAGAGCGCCGGGATGATCGGGGCCGGGCATCTGGTCCACTTGGCCGCGAAGAACAATGGAAAATAA